A stretch of DNA from Lotus japonicus ecotype B-129 chromosome 4, LjGifu_v1.2:
GTACTATcaactttatattatatatatatatatacatttttttgaaaataaataaaggtaaccttatgtgagaaaataagaataaatcatgactgTTAGATCTACCCAGCAATGCTCaagattaaaagaatttaatggtcatgtgattgtcacatgatcacttaaaaatgtcatgtgactttttttaaaagtcacatgacttcatGACTTAATCTTAACCATTGAtggttagatctaacggtcatgatttattctcattttttcacATAAGATTatctttctcatatgatacatccccTGAGGGCACCTTATATATATGTTAAATTTCATTTGTTATTTTTTGAAGGAATGTAGTGTATTCCATTACTATACTATTTGTTGCTAGATTTTCCCTACTTCGCAAATATGGGTGTTGTTTTATTCTTGTAAATGAGTTTAGAACCCCTTATGTTAACTTAATTTATCTCATTTCTCTTTGCccataaaaaaattgtcatttttattgataaaatagaaaagagaacattaaataaaaacattgtATATTCTCAtccattaatttttatttttattttgaaaatgtcATCCATTAAATTGATGAAAAAATTGGTTGTTATGATTGTTCAAAAGCAAgtgttaaataattaatatattcaacTAAAACAATGGGTATGAAGGGAAGTGTGAATCTTTCCTTTGTGTTGACCATGCAAAATTTTCAACGTGAGTTCGTTTCAGTTTTGGGAAGTTTAGCTACCAGTTAAACAATTCAATTAGCTAAAGTCAACTCTAAGTCTAAGGCACTGTTTGTCACAATTTAAAACGAAATTAATATCCTAATGTTATGCTATTAATAACCTTATCTTATTAATTAAGAGACAAAAAAATGATGGTGAGGGCGTTTCCAGTCACGTCTAATTTATCTGATTCAATTCAATAAACAGAGAAAAAGCTCGATAACATGCATGCATCTCTCACATTCAAGCATATGGGTAGAGGAGGCTTGAGTTTGGCATTATTTTTGGAAAACTAATGGAGGCTAGGAGGGAAACAACAAGGAACCTTAGAAGGAAGTTTGGAAGAAATTAAAGATACTTGGAATTTTAGTTAGTCATTATTCCCTTTTAGCATCTTGCATGGAAATTTTGAaagtgaaaaatatatataacacGGCTCTTGCCCCATATGATTCTGATCTATCCGTATTTGTGACCAATATCATGTATTGtaccttttatcttttgtttaaatttttccCCAAAATGTATGTGTTAATCCGTTTTTTTCCTTCATCTTACACTTAATTACTGCTCTTATAATTAATTTGCCTATATATTTATAACACTATGATATCTGAACAAACTCCCAACATGCTTGATGCTTTGAATTCAGATAACTGAAATTAACTGAAATGAATTAACATCTACAGATGATTTACTTATAGAGCGAAAATTTGTAGCTACATTAAAATAACATCCTCACACAAGCTAGCTTCTGACATAGAATTATGCTATCAAGTAAATTAAAATTCATGTGGTCTCTAATGGAAATATGGAATGGAGTACAACAATTTAATTATAATACACTTTAATTTGTGTTGCCAGCTATCCTGTATATATGCATAATGTAGTTTGACAAATATTGGTAAGACTACAAATTGACgaatttaattattagcaaCTAATTCACCCTCCTGCGTTATGCTTGTGTTTAAGTGAAGGATTTGTTTCAATATCTATTGGCACTAGTTTGGTTCTTGGGCAGAAATCATAGCTGGCGAGTAGGAGTTACTTTGACGGTTTGATAAACATTGTCTACATACTGGAAGGCTTGGCAAGTGTCTTTGAGGGTGgggttttttttagttttcttgtaaACTTCCTGAGAATTTCCCTTGATTTTATATActtggtactctttttccttctaggTTTTCCCAATGGAGTTTTATTCTAGTAAGATTTTAATGAGGTCATTTCTATAAAGTCTATTTTCAAGGAGGTAGGGGTGGGTAGATATGTCTTTGGTAGGATTTgtgtttcttgtttttgttctaGCTTCTCCTATTTTCCTCTCTTCTttttattgggttgaagtaccccttgtacttctattcaatataattcttattgcctataaaaaaaatatatgtgttGACAATCTTATGATTCCATAGCGGCGTAAAACTCCAAAATCCGTTCGCGATAATGTTAGTTTAATTTAATATtagtacaccctccggtcactattataagcaaaagtttactattaaattcattcaataaatgatgaaTCTAAAAAtctaacttttgcttataatagtgaccggagggggtatatagtttatatttttatttaggcTAAAAAGTcgttttggcccctgatgttttaagtttgtgcaaattctgcccctactttatttttgtcgatgtttctacccctcgtGTTTTTAAaaagtgcaccgtctacccctccgtcagtgagacgttaaaaaactaacggaatgagctgatttggttttttatttttattttttggacctGTCACGTGAAAATTACAagttaaattgaaaaaatggggcatgagagattcaaactcaagatctgtaagtagcaaaacatgcatttaaccagttcagttacatacataattgatatatacatcaagcaaatttaattaatatcatttccttaatcatcatcaacttcatatactcctctttatctctccaatccactcatgaacctctcctgagaaagtcTGACTGATGGAGGGGTAgatggtgcactgtttgaaaacatgaggggtagaaacgtcgacaaaaatagagtaggagtagaatttgcacaaacttgaaacatcaggggccaaaaatgctttttagccttttatTTACAAATATTAGTAGTTTATATGATTAAATATAGTTGGATGACAATATTTATTGTATAGATTAATATTATCCGGTTTTGGATGTTTCTCTATGTGCTTTTGTTCCGCTTTTCGATCCGAATACCAACTCCCAAATCAATTTCAATTAATTTAGTTTATGGATTTGATTTGTATGTATTCTCACTACAATCTATTTTGACTCAGATATAGTACAATGATTGGTTctcaaattagaaaataaatttttcAGGATTGTTTGGCAAATTCAAACTCACTTGAGACGGTTATTCCTAAAATTGTTTGGTTCAATAAAGGTTTCCatttttaatgtaaaaaaataaattcaatttaattaaaatgaaatgaaagtaAGTACTTTTGAACATGTGACATTATTGATAAAAGGCTTAGTATTTAATAGTATTTTTGGTAtttcacttatcacgatttcaCAGTTCTGGTCCCTCATGAAATTTATTAGTCTACAACGTCCTTCAAGTTTACTAATTATCGCAGTTTTGGTTTTCCGTCAACTTTCATTAAGTATTTAacgattttttttatcaaagaccaattaaaaattaaattacaattaaaatccaaaatattatgaatattcatcttcttcaagaaCCATGTGCTTCATCATATTCATAAAAAAAGATGGTGAATCTCTggtttttttatgaaaatgatgatgaagaacatgcttgaagaagatgaatattcataatattttggggttttcttttttctttttcttttgaattaatttttaaataaaaaaccgttaaatattggatgagAGTTGATGGAAAATTAAAAATGCAACAGTTATAGTAAATGTGAGGGGCGTTATAGGCTAATAAATTTTATGAAGGACCAAAACTGTCAAATCGTAATAAGTGAGTGACCAATAGTGCTATTAAGCCTTGATAAAAATGTCACATTGAAACAAAGGctttaattccaaaaatatatATGTACTGTCATCTCAAAtcacttcaaaaaaaaagtaattttagtGGCACGTATTTTCTGGCGGTTATCTAATAACCGCAGataaccgccactaaatgaTCCATACCTTTACTATCCAATACGATTATACACTGTTAAACGCTTGATCTTCCCCCTCACATGAGTTTGGTCACTCACACTCACTCGATGTTTCCAATTTCTCACTCACACGCCATTCCTCATCTTACTTTGCTTTCATTCACGAACGTCGTTGCTCTGAGCCTTTTTCTCCTTGTTTCCTAGAGCTAATAATATGTACTGACAGTCAGGGCTTTTGTACCCTACtgatataatttattttggaAATTACAGGTTTGGGgtactttttttatttaccaaactagtataaatcgccactgacagtggcgattctattttttttttttacttttttaaagaatcgccaatgctattggcgttttttttttttttttttcgttttttacataaatcgccaaccatgttggcgttttctcttctttttttaaaaaaattttttttttacttaaaattGCCAACATAGTTGgcgttttcttttaaaactgcCAACATAGTTGGCGTTTTCTTTTtgttccttttatttatttatttttcttaaaatcaCCAACCCAGTTGGCTTTTTCTTCgtgttgtttttttaattttttttaaaaatagtaattagaaatttagaatgatatttaatcaattgataCTCACACACAATTTTGACTCAAAAGACATGCCTACCACAAGTTCACTACTAACATTTTGGCTACCATTTGCCCTTTCTTGTGTGTAACCATCTGGAAAATTTGTATCTTCAAATGCTTCACTGTTAATATTAGTGTAGAAAGGTGATAACGTGACATCATTTGAAGGTTCTCCTTCACATTCCTCATTTATATTATCCTCTTCTTCACTGAAATCAGACACATTATCCCTAATTAAAGTATTATCAAAAACACCTGAACCACCAATGAAATTATTTGACATCTGCAAATTTTAAAAGACCAtatgaatatttttataaatataaatgagaATTAGAGTAAAGCTAAGACAACTATGTATAAACAAAAGTCACAATTTTACCTTGGAAATTTAAGAAACAACTCAAGAAATCTTCTAGTAAACAGAAGGAGCTCAAGTGTTCAATCCAAACATCTGTATGTATTTGTTGTGTAACAATATGCTTATGAAGGTGCATATTTATAGGGtcttaatatattaaaaaaataaaaaataaaaaaccaacatGATTGGCGATTTGAAAAACAGTAGAGGAAAAAACAAAAGGCATAAAACGCCAACTGGGTTGGCGATTttaagagaaataaataaataaaaggaacaAAAAGAAAACGCCAACTATGTTGgcaattttaaaagaaaacgCCAACTATGTTGGCaattttaagttaaaaaaaatttttttaaaaaaaagaagagaaaacgccaacatggttggcgatttatgtaaaaaacgaaaaaaaaaaacaaaaacgccaatagcattggcgattctttaaaaaagtaaaaaaaaaaaaaaatagaatcgccactgacagtggcgatttatactagtttggtaaataaataaaaaagtaccccaaagctgtaatttccaaaataaattatatcaGTTGGATACAAAAGCCGACAGTCagatagtaaaaaaaaaattaaacatattcaagataagtttaatttgatagtttgtttttttagtaatttgaatttgaattaatattatattttcaaaagaaaattgaatTAATATTCTATCCATTCttattcataaattattttaacttaattctcttaaataatttaagagaagtagttttttttttaaggcttAAGAGAAGTAGTTTTTTTAAAGGCTTAAGAGAAGTAGTTAATTACAAGCAATAATTAAGTGTGTACAGGTGAAAAACAGAAGATATTAAACTTGATGTGGCACAAGCACATGTATTGTGACCCGTTTGTACCATTGCATGCCCCCACAACAAGTCTGAACTCTGAACTCACCCAGAAGTACTACAATTCGATTCCATTACATTTGAATGCTAGCTAGCTTCATATAGAATACTCGATTTTAGTATGTTAATTTATCACCATGTAGCATGTGCGCtctctataaacaagtatttgcACACGTTGAGAGACATAGGCTAGTGTGAATACTGTTAAATTTATTAAACATCATGGATAGTCAATTGAAAATATTTGTTCATTATATATGGGTTCACATTAGAGATAAAACATctcaaaaataatattttaaccaCGAAAACCATGCAAGTATGATCATTTCAATATAATCAcaataataaacttatactactactacataaatttaataatattttttttacataaaaaaaaagataaattatagcCTTCTAAGGATTAATTCCTGGATTTTCCCCTCAACTCATGTCCACCAACTCTTACTATTTAAACTATGACTATCATTCCATAGCATGAATTCAATAATATTAAGAATATAATAATTCAAAcatgattttattaatttacttTAATAATAACTAATAGATATAGTTCAAAgttagatgaaaaaaaaaatactaactcACATGGGAAGTTATTGGGTGAACCATTTTTTAAGTGGTTCACCGATAATCCACTATTCTTACTCATCGATGATTCAAga
This window harbors:
- the LOC130715618 gene encoding uncharacterized protein LOC130715618 — translated: MVLLLRWCAGEMYQMSNNFIGGSGVFDNTLIRDNVSDFSEEEDNINEECEGEPSNDVTLSPFYTNINSEAFEDTNFPDGYTQERANGSQNVSSELVVGMSFESKLCVSIN